One segment of Paenibacillus rhizovicinus DNA contains the following:
- a CDS encoding ABC transporter permease — translation MRNLIISLCAVLFGLIGGAVLMAVTGHDPIEGYKFLFQGGLKNSKRLGDTLATGTPLVFTGLSVAFAFRTGLFNIGAAGQMLFGGFCATIIGLNIDTARPLLLLMMIVAAMLGGAVWAFIPGLLKARFNVHEVVSTIMMNWIAYWTIYYVVPAYLKAESVETESRLLPDKATLKSTFLSDMFGGSYINMGLYIAVVAVIVIAFIINKTTLGYELKAVGYNRHSAEYAGIKVSRSIITSMLISGALAGLGGMAQFAGNGANIQIGVLPTQGYDGIAVALLGANSPIGVLISALFFGLLYSGRGFMNAMTDIPPEIADSIIAIIIYFAATSVLMDKWITRIVNRRKASAGAGTGGPVSGKESA, via the coding sequence ATGAGAAACCTCATCATATCCCTGTGCGCCGTGCTGTTCGGCTTGATCGGCGGCGCCGTTCTGATGGCGGTTACGGGGCATGATCCAATCGAAGGCTATAAATTCCTGTTCCAGGGCGGGCTTAAGAATTCGAAGCGCCTAGGCGATACGCTGGCGACGGGAACGCCGCTGGTGTTCACGGGATTGTCGGTCGCTTTCGCCTTCCGCACGGGGCTGTTCAACATCGGCGCGGCGGGCCAAATGCTGTTCGGCGGCTTCTGCGCGACGATAATCGGCTTGAACATCGATACGGCCAGGCCGCTGCTGCTGCTCATGATGATCGTGGCGGCTATGCTCGGAGGCGCCGTGTGGGCATTCATTCCAGGCCTGCTTAAAGCCCGGTTCAATGTCCACGAAGTCGTGTCGACCATCATGATGAACTGGATCGCCTATTGGACGATCTACTACGTGGTGCCGGCATACCTCAAGGCAGAGTCGGTCGAGACGGAATCCAGGCTTCTGCCGGACAAAGCAACGCTTAAATCTACGTTCCTCTCCGATATGTTCGGCGGTTCGTATATCAATATGGGGCTTTACATCGCGGTCGTCGCGGTGATCGTCATTGCGTTCATCATTAATAAAACGACGCTCGGCTACGAGCTCAAGGCGGTCGGTTACAACCGCCACTCCGCGGAATACGCGGGCATCAAGGTCAGCCGGAGCATCATTACGTCGATGCTGATTTCCGGCGCGCTCGCCGGACTGGGCGGCATGGCGCAATTCGCGGGCAACGGCGCCAATATCCAGATCGGCGTGCTGCCGACGCAAGGCTACGACGGCATCGCCGTGGCGCTGCTGGGCGCGAACTCGCCGATCGGCGTGCTCATCTCCGCCTTGTTCTTCGGCCTGCTGTATTCGGGCCGCGGTTTCATGAATGCCATGACGGATATTCCGCCGGAAATCGCGGATTCCATCATTGCGATCATCATTTATTTCGCCGCGACGAGCGTGCTGATGGACAAATGGATTACCCGCATCGTTAATCGCCGGAAAGCTTCCGCCGGCGCAGGCACGGGCGGACCGGTCAGCGGAAAGGAGAGCGCATAG
- a CDS encoding acyltransferase family protein has protein sequence MPRPIGSSRYMPGLDGLRAIAVFAVIAYHLNLSWVPGGLLGVGIFFVLSGYLITDILLKQHAKAGKLDLRDFWIRRARRLLPAMMIMLALVSSWLLVADPGRLASMKGEIVSALLYYSNWRLIFHDVSYFESFGPPSPLGHLWSLAVEEQFYLIWPLALVFLIRSVKRRGRLLFLILAGAAASAGAMAMLYVPGLDPSRVYYGTDTRAFGLLIGAALAVVWPSWKLSASISRRGSMAVDAVGTGGLIVVALMIALVGEYDAFLYRGGMVLLSIATAAVVAAMAHPASRLARLIGSKPLQWFGARSYGIYLYHYPVIALSTPMAQVDEFHPLRALLQILASIALAELSWRFIEEPIRQGAIGKLRSRLADGVQGRQIGRKRGVMLACICALIITSVSCSSQNNLVQGDNGSGQTGKGQLTAGGTSGGQDAGIIQTGDQGGTAPNNNGTGTDHQAGEDGSDGNSAGSGTAGNAGSNNGAGADGTEGTGNSKPGASDGGTAAPDQNGAGDAGDQGGAGGSTGPGAGNTAGSGANGSTDASGGNGSSGGGTGIIGSGSGGSADTGSSGGTAGGGSTGGTNGKPDSSAGNGTPPAANTGGDNGNGTIPVQPPAELPIAKDGITVIGDSVILDAKPFLEKLVKGIVVEGKVGRQMAQADDVIADLKKRNQLGKTVVIELGTNGSFSQKQLDELIAAIGSDRTIYFINTRVPRKWQDVVNEMLSDTIAATANTKLIDWYTASKGHDDFFGKDGVHLKRSGGEFFANLIVSALK, from the coding sequence ATGCCAAGACCTATTGGAAGCAGCCGGTATATGCCAGGGCTCGACGGGTTGCGGGCAATCGCCGTTTTCGCGGTAATTGCGTATCATCTAAACCTCTCATGGGTGCCAGGCGGTTTGCTAGGTGTCGGTATATTCTTCGTCCTCTCCGGATATCTCATTACGGACATTTTATTGAAACAGCACGCCAAAGCGGGAAAGCTCGATCTGCGCGATTTCTGGATTCGCCGCGCCCGGAGACTGCTTCCGGCAATGATGATCATGTTGGCCCTCGTATCTTCGTGGCTGCTCGTCGCCGATCCAGGGCGGCTTGCCTCCATGAAGGGGGAGATCGTCTCGGCGCTGCTCTACTATAGCAATTGGCGATTGATCTTTCACGACGTCTCGTACTTCGAAAGCTTCGGTCCTCCATCGCCGCTCGGGCATTTGTGGTCGCTTGCGGTCGAAGAGCAGTTCTACCTTATCTGGCCGCTTGCGCTCGTGTTCTTGATCCGCAGCGTGAAAAGGCGCGGCCGGCTGTTGTTCTTGATCTTGGCCGGCGCCGCGGCTTCCGCGGGTGCGATGGCGATGCTCTATGTGCCCGGACTCGATCCGAGCCGCGTCTATTACGGAACGGATACGCGGGCGTTCGGTCTGCTCATCGGCGCCGCGCTGGCGGTCGTTTGGCCGAGTTGGAAGCTGAGCGCATCGATTTCGCGCCGCGGCAGCATGGCGGTCGACGCCGTCGGCACAGGCGGCTTGATCGTCGTCGCGCTGATGATCGCGCTCGTTGGCGAATATGATGCATTCTTGTATCGCGGCGGCATGGTTCTCCTGTCCATTGCGACAGCGGCGGTCGTGGCCGCCATGGCGCATCCGGCCAGCAGGCTGGCCCGCCTCATCGGGAGCAAGCCGCTGCAATGGTTCGGCGCCCGCTCGTACGGCATTTATTTGTACCATTATCCGGTCATTGCGTTGTCGACGCCGATGGCGCAGGTGGATGAATTCCATCCGCTGCGGGCGCTGCTCCAGATCCTGGCTTCCATTGCGCTTGCCGAATTGTCCTGGCGCTTCATCGAAGAGCCGATTCGCCAAGGCGCTATCGGCAAGCTGCGCAGCCGCTTGGCAGATGGCGTCCAAGGACGCCAAATCGGAAGAAAACGCGGCGTGATGCTGGCTTGCATCTGCGCCTTGATTATTACAAGCGTCTCCTGCTCCAGCCAGAACAATCTGGTGCAAGGCGACAATGGCAGCGGGCAGACGGGCAAAGGCCAATTAACGGCCGGAGGCACGAGTGGCGGTCAAGACGCCGGAATTATTCAGACCGGCGATCAAGGAGGGACGGCTCCGAACAACAACGGAACCGGCACGGATCATCAGGCCGGTGAAGACGGAAGCGACGGCAATTCCGCAGGAAGCGGAACTGCGGGCAACGCAGGCTCGAACAATGGCGCCGGCGCTGACGGCACCGAAGGCACGGGCAATTCGAAGCCCGGCGCTTCGGACGGAGGTACGGCCGCGCCGGATCAAAACGGGGCAGGGGACGCCGGAGACCAAGGCGGTGCAGGCGGATCTACCGGTCCGGGTGCCGGCAACACGGCTGGTTCGGGAGCGAATGGTTCTACTGATGCCAGCGGCGGGAACGGCAGCTCCGGCGGCGGCACGGGAATTATTGGCAGCGGCAGCGGAGGAAGCGCCGATACGGGCAGTTCGGGCGGTACGGCAGGCGGCGGAAGCACCGGCGGCACGAACGGCAAGCCGGATTCCTCCGCCGGCAACGGAACGCCGCCAGCGGCTAACACCGGCGGCGACAATGGCAACGGCACGATTCCTGTCCAGCCGCCCGCCGAGCTGCCGATTGCCAAAGACGGCATTACCGTCATCGGCGACTCCGTCATTTTGGACGCAAAGCCGTTCCTGGAGAAGCTCGTCAAAGGCATCGTCGTCGAAGGGAAGGTCGGCCGCCAGATGGCGCAGGCTGACGACGTCATTGCCGATCTTAAGAAGCGGAACCAGCTGGGCAAGACGGTCGTCATCGAGCTTGGCACGAACGGCTCCTTCTCGCAGAAGCAGCTTGATGAGCTGATCGCGGCCATCGGCAGCGACCGGACGATCTACTTCATCAATACTCGCGTGCCTCGCAAATGGCAGGATGTCGTGAATGAAATGCTGAGCGATACGATCGCAGCCACCGCGAACACGAAATTGATCGACTGGTATACCGCGAGCAAGGGACATGACGACTTCTTCGGCAAGGACGGCGTTCACTTGAAACGCAGCGGCGGCGAGTTCTTTGCAAACTTGATCGTGAGTGCGCTTAAATAG
- a CDS encoding ABC transporter ATP-binding protein, translating into MDFVVEMLNIRKEFPGVVANDDITLQLRRGEIHALLGENGAGKSTLMSILFGMYQPDQGSIRINGNPVKIANPNVANNYGIGMVHQHFKLVSNFTVTENIILGNEPTRWGALNIQGAARKIEELSRHYGLNVDPHAKIEDISVGMQQRVEILKMLYRDAEVLILDEPSAVLTPKEIEELIKIMLNLVKEGKSIIVITHKLKEIKAAADRCTVIRRGKTIGTVDVKTTSEAKMAEMMVGRDVNFTVTKADSKPGEVILQLNDLTVKNNKNVAGLKQFSLEVRAGEIVGIAGVEGNGQTELVEAITGLRKAESGNILLEGQDITRDSIRSRIDKGIAHIPEDRQKRGLVLDYTLEDNMILQVYNREPFSKRGILNRAAIRKYASAILSSFDVRSGRGPLSVTRSLSGGNQQKAIIGREIELDPSLLIAVQPTRGLDVGSIEYIHKRLIGHRDNGKAVLLISLELDEVINVSDRIAVVNNGELIGVVNAAETNEQEIGLMMAGVGKGGEQ; encoded by the coding sequence ATGGATTTTGTAGTGGAAATGCTCAATATTCGCAAAGAGTTTCCCGGCGTCGTGGCCAACGACGACATTACGCTGCAGCTTCGGCGAGGCGAAATTCACGCGCTCCTTGGCGAGAACGGAGCCGGTAAATCCACGCTCATGAGCATTTTGTTCGGCATGTACCAGCCCGATCAGGGGAGCATCCGAATCAATGGGAATCCGGTGAAAATCGCTAATCCCAATGTGGCGAATAATTACGGCATCGGCATGGTTCATCAGCATTTTAAGCTGGTCAGCAATTTTACCGTTACTGAAAATATTATTCTGGGCAACGAACCGACACGCTGGGGAGCGCTGAATATTCAAGGCGCGGCACGCAAAATCGAAGAACTGTCCCGTCATTACGGACTGAACGTCGATCCGCACGCGAAGATCGAGGACATCTCGGTCGGCATGCAGCAGCGGGTCGAGATTCTGAAGATGCTGTACCGCGACGCCGAGGTGCTCATTCTCGATGAGCCTTCTGCCGTGCTGACGCCGAAGGAAATCGAAGAACTGATCAAGATCATGCTGAACTTGGTCAAAGAGGGCAAATCGATCATCGTCATTACCCATAAGCTGAAGGAAATCAAGGCAGCGGCTGACCGCTGTACCGTCATTCGCCGCGGCAAGACGATCGGCACGGTCGACGTGAAGACGACGAGCGAAGCGAAGATGGCGGAGATGATGGTCGGCCGGGACGTCAATTTCACGGTGACGAAGGCCGACAGCAAACCGGGCGAAGTGATTTTGCAGCTGAACGATCTCACCGTCAAGAATAACAAGAACGTCGCCGGCCTGAAGCAATTCTCGCTGGAAGTAAGAGCCGGGGAAATCGTGGGCATCGCAGGCGTGGAAGGCAACGGCCAGACGGAGCTGGTCGAGGCGATCACGGGATTGCGCAAAGCGGAAAGCGGGAACATTCTCCTGGAAGGACAAGATATTACGCGGGATTCCATCCGTTCGCGGATCGACAAAGGGATCGCGCATATTCCGGAGGATCGGCAGAAGCGCGGACTCGTGCTGGATTATACGCTCGAAGACAATATGATCCTCCAAGTGTATAACCGGGAGCCGTTCTCGAAGCGCGGCATTCTGAACCGGGCGGCCATTCGCAAGTATGCAAGCGCCATACTAAGCAGCTTCGACGTGCGTTCGGGACGGGGACCGTTGTCCGTGACTCGTTCGTTGTCGGGCGGCAATCAGCAGAAGGCGATCATTGGCCGCGAGATCGAGCTCGATCCTTCGCTGTTGATCGCCGTTCAGCCTACGCGCGGTCTCGACGTCGGTTCCATCGAATACATCCACAAGCGGCTCATCGGGCACCGGGACAACGGCAAGGCCGTACTGCTGATTTCCTTGGAGCTCGACGAAGTCATCAACGTCTCCGACCGCATTGCGGTCGTGAACAATGGCGAATTGATCGGCGTCGTCAACGCGGCCGAAACGAACGAACAAGAGATCGGCCTCATGATGGCCGGCGTAGGCAAAGGGGGAGAACAATGA
- a CDS encoding BMP family lipoprotein, producing MKKSLSLVVICMLVMVLAACGSKDNNSGNNANTGSNGGGTNGGATKASFKAGMVTDSGTIDDKSFNQGTWEGLERAKKDLGVADKYLKPAGTTEADYLKEIGNLYDAGYKMIVVPGFKFETAIFAAQDKYKDANFVLIDGTPHSSAKDAPPAVGSNTVSIYFAEHESGFLAGVATAVQLKEGEAGFIGGMEIPPVQKYNWGFQQGVKYANENLGTKIGLKKENVVYQGSFDNSAAGGQLAAQMYDRGVNVIFTAAGGVGVGAINEAKNRAQAGKTAWIIGVDGDQYKDGVYSGDKSIILTSAMKKVDEASFDMVKALQEGKFPGGQTLTFDIKNDGVGIPAENPNLTDDTIAKVNDVIAKLKSGDVKVAAEQGDLIK from the coding sequence ATGAAGAAGAGTTTAAGTTTAGTTGTAATTTGTATGTTAGTTATGGTTTTGGCTGCATGCGGCAGCAAGGACAATAACAGCGGGAACAACGCGAATACCGGTTCCAATGGCGGCGGTACGAACGGCGGGGCTACGAAAGCATCCTTTAAAGCGGGCATGGTTACCGACTCCGGTACCATTGACGACAAATCCTTCAACCAAGGCACTTGGGAAGGCTTGGAGCGCGCGAAGAAAGATCTTGGCGTCGCTGACAAATACCTGAAACCGGCTGGCACGACGGAAGCCGACTACCTGAAAGAAATCGGCAACCTCTATGATGCCGGCTACAAAATGATCGTCGTGCCTGGCTTCAAATTCGAGACGGCGATCTTCGCCGCTCAAGACAAATACAAAGACGCGAACTTCGTCCTGATCGACGGAACGCCTCATTCTTCTGCCAAAGACGCTCCGCCTGCCGTTGGTTCCAACACGGTATCGATCTACTTCGCGGAACACGAGTCGGGCTTCCTTGCCGGCGTAGCGACTGCGGTTCAGCTGAAGGAGGGCGAAGCGGGCTTCATCGGCGGCATGGAAATTCCGCCGGTTCAGAAGTACAACTGGGGCTTCCAGCAAGGCGTGAAATACGCGAACGAGAACCTGGGCACCAAGATCGGCCTCAAGAAAGAAAACGTCGTGTACCAAGGCAGCTTCGACAACTCGGCGGCAGGCGGACAACTGGCTGCGCAAATGTACGACCGCGGCGTTAACGTGATCTTCACGGCTGCCGGCGGCGTAGGCGTAGGCGCGATCAACGAAGCCAAGAACCGCGCGCAAGCGGGCAAGACGGCTTGGATCATCGGCGTAGACGGCGACCAGTACAAAGACGGCGTTTACTCAGGCGACAAATCCATCATCCTGACTTCGGCTATGAAGAAGGTCGACGAGGCTTCCTTCGATATGGTTAAAGCGCTGCAAGAAGGCAAGTTCCCAGGCGGCCAAACGCTGACGTTCGACATCAAGAACGATGGCGTGGGCATTCCGGCCGAGAATCCGAACCTGACGGACGATACGATTGCCAAAGTCAACGACGTGATCGCGAAGCTGAAAAGCGGCGACGTGAAGGTTGCGGCTGAACAAGGCGACCTGATCAAGTAA